In Persicimonas caeni, a single window of DNA contains:
- a CDS encoding FMN-binding glutamate synthase family protein, with product MGIGTWILIGLGGFLLLVALYDLFQRKHAILRNFPVIGHLRYILESVGPELRQYIVTDNDSERPFNRDERRWVYASSKKQNNYFGFGSDNSIDLLPNYLVIKHSAFPFAGHDQTHCDPTVAIPCSKVWGAARGRAKAFRPDTTVYISAMSFGSLSAAAVESLNKGAAMAKCLHNTGEGSISKHHDHGADLVWQIGTGYFGCRDAHGNFCLDELLERVERFPVRALEIKLSQGAKPGHGGVLPAEKITPEIAKIRGIPMGKDCLSPAGHSAFSNTDELLDFVEMLADATGLPVGIKSAVGDLGFWVELADMMQDGERGVDFITIDGGEGGTGAAPLAFADHVSYPFKTAFPRVYRIFAERGLADDVVFVGSGKLGFPQTALFAYAMGCDMVAVAREAMLSIGCIQAQRCHTGHCPAGVATQNKWLMRGLDPTLKSARFANYVATLQSEILDLTHACGLPHPALVTLDHFDVLDDNFSAHSARDVFSYEPSWGLPPRHEQERIWQEAGHTTGLAERSAAE from the coding sequence ATGGGAATTGGCACGTGGATCTTGATCGGCCTCGGCGGCTTCTTGCTGCTGGTGGCTCTGTACGACCTATTTCAACGAAAGCACGCCATCTTGCGCAACTTTCCGGTCATCGGACACTTGCGCTATATCCTCGAATCGGTCGGCCCGGAGCTTCGCCAGTACATCGTCACCGACAACGACTCCGAGCGGCCCTTCAACCGCGATGAGCGTCGCTGGGTCTACGCGTCGTCCAAAAAGCAGAACAATTATTTCGGGTTCGGCTCGGACAACAGCATCGACCTGCTGCCCAATTACCTGGTCATCAAGCACTCGGCGTTTCCGTTCGCCGGCCACGACCAGACCCACTGTGACCCGACGGTGGCGATCCCCTGCTCGAAGGTGTGGGGGGCGGCGCGCGGACGCGCCAAGGCGTTTCGGCCCGACACCACCGTCTACATCTCGGCGATGAGCTTCGGCTCGCTGAGCGCGGCGGCGGTCGAGTCCCTCAACAAAGGGGCGGCGATGGCCAAATGCCTGCACAACACCGGTGAAGGCTCCATTTCGAAGCACCACGACCACGGAGCCGACCTCGTCTGGCAGATCGGCACCGGCTATTTCGGCTGCCGCGACGCCCACGGCAACTTCTGCCTCGACGAGCTCCTCGAGCGCGTGGAGCGCTTTCCGGTGCGCGCCCTCGAGATCAAGCTGAGCCAAGGCGCCAAGCCCGGCCACGGCGGAGTGCTGCCCGCCGAGAAGATCACCCCTGAGATTGCCAAGATCCGCGGCATCCCCATGGGCAAAGACTGCCTGAGCCCCGCCGGTCACTCCGCCTTTTCGAATACCGACGAGCTGCTCGATTTCGTCGAGATGCTCGCCGACGCCACCGGCTTGCCGGTTGGCATCAAGTCGGCCGTCGGGGACCTGGGCTTTTGGGTCGAGCTGGCCGACATGATGCAAGACGGTGAGCGTGGGGTCGACTTTATCACCATCGACGGCGGCGAAGGCGGCACCGGCGCCGCCCCGTTGGCCTTCGCCGATCACGTCTCGTACCCCTTCAAGACCGCGTTTCCACGCGTGTATCGCATCTTCGCCGAGCGCGGGCTCGCCGACGACGTCGTCTTTGTGGGCTCGGGCAAGCTCGGCTTTCCGCAGACGGCGCTCTTCGCCTATGCGATGGGCTGCGACATGGTCGCCGTCGCCCGCGAGGCGATGCTGTCGATTGGCTGCATCCAAGCGCAGCGCTGCCACACCGGGCACTGCCCGGCGGGGGTGGCCACCCAGAACAAGTGGTTGATGCGCGGCCTCGACCCGACGCTCAAGTCGGCGCGCTTCGCCAACTACGTGGCGACTCTGCAGTCGGAGATCCTCGACCTGACCCATGCCTGCGGCCTGCCCCACCCTGCCCTGGTCACCCTCGACCACTTCGACGTGCTCGACGACAACTTCAGCGCCCACTCGGCGCGCGATGTCTTCAGCTACGAGCCGAGCTGGGGCCTTCCTCCCCGGCACGAACAAGAGCGGATCTGGCAAGAGGCCGGCCACACCACCGGCCTGGCCGAACGTAGCGCGGCGGAGTAA
- a CDS encoding alpha-amylase family glycosyl hydrolase, producing the protein MSWKDDYLWWQRGIIYQVYPRSFQDASGDGCGDLEGIRRRLDYLEWLGVDAVWISPFFPSPMKDFGYDIADYTDVDAIFGQMHDFDRLLEDAHGRGLRVILDLVPNHTSDQHPWFVESALSKESPKRDWYIWSDPGPDGGPPNNWVSEFAGSAWEFHEPTGQYYYHAFLAEQPDLNWRNDAVCEAMFDVMRFWLDKDVDGFRVDVMWHMIKDEHMRNNPPNPDYRPGEESPYDEYLPVYSADQPEVHDVVVGMRQVMDEYDERVMIGELYLPIDQLVTYYGEEESEAHLPFNFQLVGAPWDAAHIRSIVDRYEASLPEDGWPNWVLGNHDQSRIATRIGRAQARLAAMLLMTLRGTPTMYYGDELGMVDVDIAPDQVVDPRELRSPGMGLGRDPERTPMQWSADANAGFTDAEPWLPVAPDFETCNVERERDEPDSTLSLYRRLISLRRSEPALAVGDYWPVDAKPPLFGYVRCFEDEAFLVVLNFRGEPQTFRPDSRFAGAEVVVSTVESDPQGRVVDGELELAADEGVIARLPHAPAEHPASTIEP; encoded by the coding sequence ATGAGCTGGAAGGACGACTACCTTTGGTGGCAGCGCGGCATCATCTATCAGGTCTACCCGCGCTCTTTTCAGGACGCCAGCGGCGACGGGTGCGGCGACCTCGAGGGGATTCGCCGACGCCTCGACTACCTCGAGTGGCTCGGCGTCGACGCGGTGTGGATCTCACCGTTTTTCCCCTCGCCGATGAAGGATTTCGGCTACGACATCGCCGATTACACCGACGTCGACGCGATCTTCGGGCAGATGCACGACTTCGACCGGCTTCTCGAAGACGCTCACGGGCGCGGCCTTCGAGTGATCCTCGACCTGGTGCCCAACCACACCTCCGACCAGCATCCCTGGTTCGTCGAGTCGGCATTATCCAAAGAGAGCCCCAAGCGCGACTGGTATATCTGGTCCGACCCGGGGCCCGACGGCGGCCCACCCAACAATTGGGTCAGTGAGTTCGCCGGGTCGGCCTGGGAGTTCCACGAGCCGACCGGCCAATACTACTACCACGCGTTTCTGGCCGAGCAGCCCGACCTGAACTGGCGAAACGACGCGGTGTGCGAGGCGATGTTCGACGTGATGCGCTTTTGGCTCGACAAGGACGTCGATGGCTTTCGGGTCGATGTGATGTGGCACATGATCAAAGACGAGCACATGCGCAACAACCCTCCCAACCCCGACTATCGGCCCGGCGAGGAGTCGCCCTACGACGAGTATCTGCCTGTCTACTCGGCCGACCAGCCCGAGGTGCACGACGTGGTCGTCGGCATGCGCCAGGTGATGGACGAGTACGACGAGCGCGTCATGATCGGCGAGCTGTATCTGCCCATCGACCAGTTGGTGACCTACTACGGCGAAGAGGAGTCCGAGGCGCACCTGCCGTTCAACTTCCAGCTCGTGGGAGCGCCTTGGGACGCCGCGCATATTCGCAGCATCGTCGACCGCTACGAGGCATCACTGCCCGAGGATGGTTGGCCCAACTGGGTGCTCGGAAACCACGACCAGAGCCGCATCGCCACGCGCATCGGGCGCGCCCAGGCTCGGCTGGCGGCGATGTTGTTGATGACGCTTCGAGGCACCCCGACGATGTACTACGGCGACGAGCTCGGCATGGTCGACGTCGATATCGCGCCCGACCAAGTCGTCGATCCGCGCGAGCTGCGAAGCCCCGGCATGGGCCTGGGCCGCGATCCGGAGCGCACCCCGATGCAATGGTCGGCCGACGCCAACGCCGGCTTCACCGACGCCGAGCCGTGGCTGCCCGTGGCGCCCGACTTCGAGACCTGCAACGTGGAGCGCGAGCGCGACGAGCCCGACTCGACCTTGAGCCTGTATCGACGGCTCATCTCGCTTCGTCGGAGCGAGCCGGCGTTGGCCGTGGGCGACTACTGGCCGGTCGACGCCAAGCCGCCGCTCTTCGGCTACGTGCGCTGCTTCGAGGACGAGGCGTTCTTGGTCGTGCTCAACTTCCGCGGTGAGCCGCAGACCTTCCGGCCTGACAGCCGGTTTGCGGGGGCAGAAGTGGTGGTATCCACCGTCGAGTCCGATCCGCAGGGGCGCGTGGTCGACGGTGAATTGGAGTTGGCGGCCGACGAGGGGGTGATCGCGCGGCTTCCGCATGCGCCGGCCGAGCACCCGGCATCGACGATCGAGCCGTAG
- a CDS encoding alpha-amylase family protein, with protein sequence MRHWYKNSVIYSLDVKAYMDSNSDGIGDFKGLTNCLDYLNGLGINCLWLLPIYDTPGRDNGYDVRDYYKLNEELGDFGDFSHFLEETEERGIHVVLDLPFNHTSIDHPWFQKALEDPDSKYRDYYIWTDDPDAHGEEKLIFGEQQSGNWCEDEASGQYYYHTFYAHEADLNFANPEVRHEIQKILRFWLRQGVSGFRFDAAPHMIRRKGSIRFERDPHEYLQELRTFVEDQSLKAMIFAEVDVNPDELEPYFGEGDEFNVLLNFYLCNYLFLALAREEGKPIAKALEVLPNVHHAGQWANFLRNHDELDLERLAKDEFEDVMEKFAPEDEMRIFGRGIRRRVAPMLEDDRPRMELAYSLLLTLPGTPVLYYGDEIAMGEKLDEKGRDAVRTAMQWSDEPNGAFSQRDVDELVRPIISEGKWGYKERNVTDQRRDRDSFLSWMIRAIHQRLDTPEFGEGEPVLIDTGDPRIFAHRAQEGERFAIAVHNLCGEAIEVDLGLDCEEREHLLELFADQEYDRWELDDDCLEVGPYGYRWFRRSQYTLAHTGKVEA encoded by the coding sequence ATGCGGCATTGGTACAAGAATAGCGTCATTTACTCGCTCGACGTCAAAGCCTACATGGATTCCAACAGCGATGGCATCGGTGATTTCAAAGGCCTGACCAACTGTCTCGATTACCTCAATGGGCTGGGCATCAACTGTCTGTGGTTGCTGCCCATCTACGACACGCCCGGTCGCGACAACGGCTACGATGTGCGCGACTACTACAAGCTCAACGAGGAGCTGGGGGATTTTGGCGACTTCTCGCATTTCCTCGAGGAGACTGAGGAACGCGGCATTCACGTGGTGCTCGACCTGCCGTTCAACCACACCTCGATCGACCACCCGTGGTTTCAAAAGGCGCTCGAAGACCCCGACTCGAAGTACCGCGACTATTATATCTGGACCGATGACCCGGACGCGCACGGCGAAGAGAAGCTGATCTTCGGCGAGCAGCAGTCGGGCAATTGGTGCGAGGATGAAGCGTCGGGGCAGTACTACTACCACACGTTTTATGCGCACGAAGCCGACCTGAACTTCGCCAACCCGGAGGTGCGCCACGAGATCCAAAAGATCTTGCGCTTCTGGTTGCGCCAAGGGGTCTCCGGGTTTCGTTTCGACGCCGCCCCGCACATGATCCGCCGGAAGGGGTCCATCCGTTTCGAGCGCGACCCTCACGAGTATCTGCAGGAGCTTCGCACGTTCGTCGAGGATCAGAGCCTCAAGGCGATGATCTTCGCCGAGGTCGACGTCAATCCCGACGAGCTCGAGCCGTATTTCGGCGAGGGCGACGAATTCAACGTGCTGCTCAACTTCTACCTTTGCAACTACCTGTTTCTGGCGCTCGCGCGCGAGGAGGGGAAGCCCATTGCCAAGGCGCTCGAGGTGCTGCCCAACGTGCACCACGCCGGTCAGTGGGCGAACTTCTTGCGCAACCACGACGAGCTCGACTTGGAGCGGCTGGCCAAAGACGAGTTCGAGGACGTCATGGAGAAATTCGCCCCCGAAGACGAGATGCGAATCTTCGGGCGAGGCATCCGCCGGCGGGTGGCGCCGATGCTCGAAGACGACCGGCCGCGCATGGAGTTGGCCTACAGTCTTTTGCTGACGCTTCCGGGCACCCCGGTCCTCTATTACGGCGACGAGATCGCCATGGGCGAGAAGCTCGACGAGAAGGGGCGCGATGCGGTGCGCACCGCCATGCAGTGGTCCGACGAGCCCAACGGCGCGTTCAGCCAGCGCGACGTCGACGAGTTGGTGCGCCCGATTATCAGCGAGGGCAAGTGGGGCTACAAGGAGCGAAACGTCACCGACCAGCGCCGCGACCGCGACTCGTTTCTGAGCTGGATGATCCGCGCCATCCACCAGCGCCTCGACACCCCGGAGTTCGGCGAGGGCGAGCCCGTCCTTATCGACACCGGCGACCCGCGCATCTTCGCTCATCGGGCCCAGGAGGGCGAGCGTTTCGCCATCGCCGTGCACAACCTGTGCGGCGAGGCCATCGAGGTCGATTTGGGCCTCGACTGCGAGGAGCGCGAGCATCTGCTCGAGCTCTTTGCCGATCAAGAGTACGACCGCTGGGAGCTCGATGACGACTGCCTCGAGGTCGGGCCCTACGGCTACCGATGGTTTCGCCGCTCTCAATACACCCTCGCGCATACCGGCAAGGTGGAAGCATGA
- a CDS encoding phosphatase PAP2 family protein, protein MDHLNPVEHLDIRAFLSRPEIRAAGALIVVILVGLGFVELADAVSDRDTSGFDQAILTALRQGPNHAELIGPAWMEGVAADLTALGSFPVAFVLSMLVIGYLLLARYYSHALDVFLSLAGGTALVMLLKDVFMRPRPTMIPEIYDLSTSSFPSGHATTAAVVYLTLGILIARFATRRRLALYVIATSFFLTFLVGLTRVAMGVHYPTDVIGGWAIGAGWAVFCWLAVSVWENWKKHAEPQEAE, encoded by the coding sequence ATGGACCACTTGAACCCGGTCGAACACCTCGACATCCGAGCGTTCTTGAGCCGCCCGGAGATACGCGCCGCCGGTGCGCTGATCGTTGTCATCTTGGTGGGTCTGGGCTTTGTCGAACTCGCCGACGCAGTCAGTGATCGAGACACGTCGGGCTTCGACCAGGCGATCTTGACCGCGTTGCGCCAGGGGCCGAATCACGCCGAGTTGATCGGTCCGGCTTGGATGGAAGGCGTGGCCGCCGACCTGACGGCGCTGGGCAGTTTTCCTGTCGCTTTTGTGCTGAGCATGCTCGTGATCGGCTACCTGCTGCTCGCGCGCTATTACAGCCACGCGCTCGATGTGTTCCTCTCGTTGGCGGGCGGCACGGCGCTGGTGATGCTGCTCAAGGACGTCTTTATGCGCCCCCGGCCGACGATGATCCCCGAGATCTACGACTTGAGCACCTCGAGCTTTCCCAGCGGCCACGCGACCACCGCGGCGGTCGTCTATCTGACCCTCGGCATTTTGATTGCGCGCTTCGCCACGCGTCGCCGCTTGGCGCTGTACGTCATCGCGACCTCGTTCTTTCTGACTTTTTTGGTGGGCCTGACCCGGGTGGCGATGGGGGTGCATTACCCGACCGATGTGATCGGTGGTTGGGCGATCGGGGCGGGCTGGGCGGTGTTCTGCTGGTTGGCGGTCAGCGTTTGGGAGAACTGGAAGAAACACGCCGAGCCGCAAGAGGCTGAGTAG